From Nitrospirota bacterium:
CCTGTTCCTGATTCTCCTCTGATGAGGACAGTTGCAGTGGTAGGCGAAACCCTTTTCATGATTTCTATGGCAGACTGCATCTTCTCTGACTTTCCTATGATTCCTTCTATCTTAAACCTGCCGTAGAGCTCCCTCTGAAGCTCGATATTCTCCTTAAGAAGGCTTGTTCGTTCATCCGCTCTTTTGAGGGTTAAAAGGAGTGTATCCTTTTCGAGGGGCTTTGTAAGGTAGTCAAATGCACCCTTCTTTACTGCGGTAACTGCAGATGAGATTGTGCCATGAGCAGTCATTATGATTACCGTTGGCTTAAAAGGCTCATTAGGGATAGCAGACATCAGCTCTATGCCATCCATTCCCTGCATCTTAAGGTCTGTAAGTATGATATCGGGCTGATGGCTCTTTATAATCTTTAGAGCCTCCACACCATCTCCTGCAGTCAGAGTCTCATATCCTTCGGCATCTAAAATAGTCTTCAGTATATCCCTTTGAAGAGGCTCGTCATCGACTACAAGAATGACTGACATCTTCTAAACCTCTTTTCCCACAGGCAAGGTTATCGTTATAGAGCTTCCCTTTGACTCCTGACTTTCAAAATCCACATTACCTCCGTGCTCCTCGATGATTCTCTTTGTAAGGGAAAGCCCAAGTCCAAGACCTTTATCCTTTGTGGTAAAGAAAGGCTCAAATACCCTTACGGATTTATCTTCATTTAGCCCAACTCCAGTGTCCGAGACAGTAAGGGAGAATTTACTATCAGAGAGATTGGCTGTGATTGTAAGGGTGCCTCCTTTGGGCATTGCCTGAAATGCATTAAGGAGCATGTTATAAAGGCATGTCTTTATAAATTCAGGGTCAACATAAAGCTCAGGCAGTGTCCCATAATGTCTCTTTATGTCGATATTTTCTTTCTGTGCCTTTGCAGAGACAAGCTCTAAGACAGAGTCAACGAGTTTCCCCATATCGGTCATCTGAAGATTAAGCTCTATGGGTCTTCCATACTCCAGAAAACTCTCTGCAAATCTGCTTACACGCAGGATTTCTTTTTTGATATTGCCGATTAAGGAGTCAAACCTCTCCTTTCCCTCAGGGCTTTCGGGCTTGTATTTCTCTTTGATATGGTCTATGGAGAGACTTATAAAGTTAAGTGGGTTTCTTATCTCGTGTGCAATGCTTTTCGAGAACTGTCCAATGCCAGCAAGATGCTCTGCCTTTCTCAGCCTTTCTTTAAGCTCCTGCTCTTCTTTAAGTTTCTCCACCATAT
This genomic window contains:
- a CDS encoding HAMP domain-containing protein, which codes for MIKNYLLKLSLRSKLVAMMLFLSLSLIAILVFLYYHTENAMYNEFQRQTSELSKAIRAGIEDAVSKGLTDEKRLQNYIYRLNPKGVKEISVISTSDKIISSTNPKNIGKWITKRKKELIFKADLGEPVTGEGQDYNVIIPVIAGENHLGYIHLAMNTEDFSVFMRTSIIRRVIAASVVFAVGIVLTVFLARRYTKPIEDVVSAARSVARGDLSQSLHTERKDEIGELTLSFNYMVEKLKEEQELKERLRKAEHLAGIGQFSKSIAHEIRNPLNFISLSIDHIKEKYKPESPEGKERFDSLIGNIKKEILRVSRFAESFLEYGRPIELNLQMTDMGKLVDSVLELVSAKAQKENIDIKRHYGTLPELYVDPEFIKTCLYNMLLNAFQAMPKGGTLTITANLSDSKFSLTVSDTGVGLNEDKSVRVFEPFFTTKDKGLGLGLSLTKRIIEEHGGNVDFESQESKGSSITITLPVGKEV